Proteins encoded by one window of Porphyromonas vaginalis:
- a CDS encoding glucosaminidase domain-containing protein produces MKLLTDSSRSLLSIACLLLLCATAWGQAPMNSNYQTYIRTYADECIRQMKRHKIPASITMAQGLIETGAGSSRLAREGNNHFGIKCHRAWQGQRIYADDDLKGECFRKYRSVGDSYEDHSNFLKQPRYQVLYTYPITDYQAWARGLQQCGYATNKGYANMLIKVIEQYELYELDRGRYPRWMSGRPAPTYTPSDDDPKTKLTHEGFFSYGLLYVLANEGDSLESIAREMGISLKRLADYNDMPVDFPIQAGDVIYLERKNRRATPDYPDHVVQVGESMHDISQRYGIRLARLYRMNHLDYDYVPEEGDVLRLR; encoded by the coding sequence ATGAAGCTCCTTACCGATTCGTCACGGTCTCTGCTCTCGATAGCTTGTCTGCTCTTGCTCTGTGCCACAGCGTGGGGGCAGGCTCCGATGAATTCTAATTACCAGACCTACATACGTACCTATGCCGATGAGTGCATCCGCCAGATGAAGCGTCACAAGATCCCCGCGAGCATCACGATGGCGCAGGGACTGATCGAGACGGGAGCTGGATCTAGTCGCCTAGCGCGTGAGGGCAATAACCACTTCGGTATCAAGTGCCACCGCGCTTGGCAGGGACAGCGTATCTATGCTGATGATGATCTCAAGGGAGAGTGCTTTCGCAAGTACCGCTCTGTGGGCGACTCCTACGAGGATCACTCCAACTTCCTCAAGCAACCTCGATACCAAGTACTATACACCTACCCTATCACGGACTATCAGGCTTGGGCTAGGGGGCTACAGCAGTGTGGCTATGCGACGAACAAGGGCTACGCTAATATGCTCATCAAGGTGATTGAGCAGTACGAGCTCTACGAGCTGGATCGTGGACGCTATCCGCGCTGGATGTCGGGTCGCCCCGCACCGACCTATACGCCCTCTGACGATGATCCTAAGACGAAGCTCACGCATGAGGGATTCTTTAGCTACGGACTCCTATATGTACTTGCCAACGAGGGTGACTCGCTTGAGTCGATCGCTCGTGAGATGGGCATAAGTCTCAAGCGCTTAGCCGACTACAACGATATGCCGGTAGACTTCCCCATTCAGGCTGGCGATGTGATCTATCTGGAGCGCAAGAACAGGCGCGCCACGCCAGACTATCCCGATCATGTGGTGCAGGTGGGTGAGTCGATGCACGACATATCACAGCGCTACGGCATACGCCTCGCTCGTCTCTATCGTATGAACCACCTAGACTACGACTATGTACCCGAGGAGGGCGACGTACTCCGACTCCGCTAA
- a CDS encoding AIR synthase related protein: protein MNRYMRRGVSAAKEDVHKAIAHIDKGLYPQAFCKILPDILGGDPDYCNIMHADGAGTKSSLAYIYWRETGDLSVWRGIAQDAIVMNLDDLLCVGATSGMLLSSTIGRNKQLIPGEVIGAVINGTEEILAQMRELGVEIYLTGGETADVGDLVRTIIVDSTVTCRMRRSDIIDNAHIADGDVIVGFASYGQATYEERYNGGMGSNGLTSARHDILSHALAEKFPESYDPAVPDDLVYSGSRELLAEVPGTGLTVGELILSPTRTYAPLVAKLLKEMRPAIHGLIHCTGGAQTKVMNFVTNKHIIKDHLLPVPPLFQMIAEESGADAAELYQVFNMGHRLEAYLPAEQAEEAIAVARHFNIDAQIIGRVEAADQNRLTLVTPFGTVER from the coding sequence ATGAACCGATATATGCGTCGTGGCGTTTCTGCCGCAAAAGAAGATGTACACAAGGCTATTGCTCACATAGACAAGGGACTCTACCCGCAAGCCTTTTGCAAGATACTACCTGACATACTGGGTGGTGATCCTGACTATTGCAACATCATGCATGCCGATGGGGCTGGCACGAAGTCTTCGCTGGCTTATATCTACTGGCGAGAGACGGGCGATCTCTCCGTGTGGCGAGGCATAGCTCAGGATGCAATCGTGATGAACCTTGACGACCTCCTCTGCGTGGGTGCCACCTCGGGCATGCTCCTCTCCTCGACCATCGGGCGCAACAAGCAGCTCATCCCTGGCGAAGTGATCGGAGCTGTCATCAATGGCACCGAAGAGATCTTAGCACAGATGCGTGAACTAGGGGTGGAGATCTACCTCACAGGGGGCGAAACGGCTGACGTGGGCGACCTGGTCCGTACGATCATCGTAGACAGCACCGTGACCTGCCGTATGCGTCGGAGCGACATCATAGACAATGCGCACATCGCTGACGGAGACGTGATCGTCGGCTTTGCCTCCTATGGACAGGCAACCTACGAGGAGCGTTACAATGGCGGTATGGGGAGCAACGGGCTTACCTCTGCACGGCACGATATACTCTCTCACGCACTTGCTGAGAAGTTTCCCGAGAGCTACGACCCCGCTGTGCCTGATGACTTAGTGTACAGTGGTAGCCGTGAGCTACTCGCTGAGGTACCAGGCACAGGGCTGACAGTCGGCGAACTGATCCTCTCCCCCACACGTACCTACGCACCACTTGTGGCGAAGCTACTCAAAGAGATGCGCCCCGCCATACATGGACTGATCCACTGTACAGGAGGCGCACAGACGAAGGTGATGAACTTCGTCACCAACAAACATATTATTAAGGACCATCTCCTTCCGGTTCCTCCGCTCTTCCAGATGATTGCCGAGGAGAGTGGAGCTGACGCTGCGGAGCTGTACCAAGTCTTCAACATGGGGCACCGCCTGGAGGCTTACCTGCCCGCCGAGCAGGCTGAAGAGGCTATCGCCGTGGCGCGACACTTCAACATCGATGCACAGATCATCGGTCGTGTCGAGGCGGCCGACCAGAACCGCCTGACACTCGTTACGCCCTTTGGCACAGTGGAGCGATAG
- the prfA gene encoding peptide chain release factor 1 — MNDLLNRIEALGARHEELETLITDPSVIADGRRFATLSKEYTHLGEILKAGGQYKQLLTQQEEAESTLQDADSDEELKAMARELLAEAKEEIPKMEEEIKLLLLPNDPEDDKNAIVELRAGTGGDEAALFAGDLFRMYSRYCETKGWNVTVSSYTEGGTGGYKEIVLNVTGTGVYGTLKYESGVHRVQRVPQTETQGRIHTSAATVAVLPEADKFEVNINEGEIKWDTFRSSGAGGQNVNKVESGVRLHYPWRNPNTGVVEDITIECTETRDQPKNKERALSRLRTFIYDKEHQKYIDEIASRRKTMVSTGDRSAKIRTYNFPQGRVTDHRIGLTVHNLPGVLGGDLQPIIDALIVAENTERLKEAAL; from the coding sequence ATGAACGATTTACTCAACCGCATAGAAGCTCTGGGGGCACGCCACGAGGAGCTAGAGACATTGATCACCGACCCTAGCGTCATTGCTGACGGCAGACGCTTTGCCACCCTTAGCAAAGAATACACCCACCTAGGGGAGATACTCAAGGCTGGCGGGCAGTACAAGCAGCTCCTGACACAACAAGAGGAGGCCGAGAGTACGCTCCAAGACGCTGACAGCGATGAGGAGCTAAAAGCGATGGCGCGCGAACTGCTCGCTGAGGCTAAGGAGGAGATCCCTAAGATGGAGGAGGAGATCAAGCTGCTCCTCCTACCGAACGATCCAGAGGATGACAAGAACGCTATCGTCGAGCTACGCGCTGGCACGGGCGGTGACGAGGCGGCACTCTTTGCGGGTGACCTCTTCCGTATGTACTCGCGCTACTGCGAGACGAAGGGGTGGAATGTCACCGTGAGCAGCTACACCGAGGGCGGCACGGGTGGCTACAAGGAGATCGTACTCAATGTTACAGGTACGGGCGTGTACGGTACGCTCAAGTATGAGAGTGGTGTGCATCGTGTGCAGCGTGTCCCCCAGACGGAGACGCAGGGACGTATCCACACCTCGGCAGCGACCGTGGCGGTACTGCCTGAGGCTGACAAGTTTGAGGTCAACATCAACGAGGGTGAGATCAAGTGGGACACCTTCCGCTCTAGTGGTGCTGGTGGACAGAATGTCAACAAGGTGGAGTCTGGCGTTCGTCTCCACTATCCGTGGCGCAACCCCAATACGGGTGTCGTGGAGGATATAACGATCGAGTGTACCGAGACGCGTGACCAGCCGAAGAATAAGGAGCGTGCGCTGTCACGGCTTCGCACTTTCATCTATGACAAGGAGCATCAGAAGTATATCGACGAGATAGCTTCACGTCGTAAGACGATGGTCTCGACGGGTGACCGCTCGGCTAAGATCCGCACCTACAACTTCCCGCAGGGTCGTGTCACCGACCACCGCATCGGTCTGACGGTACACAACCTGCCTGGCGTGCTCGGTGGCGACTTGCAGCCGATCATCGACGCACTCATCGTCGCTGAGAATACGGAGCGCCTCAAAGAGGCCGCCCTCTGA
- a CDS encoding branched-chain amino acid aminotransferase — protein sequence MKNLDWSSLGFGYLKTDYNVRCYYRDGKWGELEVSSEETVTLHMGATCLHYGQEAFEGLKAYRGKDGKIRLFRVEENAKRMIRSAEGVVMAPVPEELFIKAVKKAVELNKDYVPPYESGASLYIRPLLLGLGAQVGVKPAPEYLFIVFVSPVGPYFKEGFKPTPMAIMRGYDRAAPLGTGTIKVGGNYAAGMVPTVLAHEKGYSACLFLDAKEKKYIDECGPANFFGIRDNTYITPESTSILPSITNKSLMQLAEDLGLKVERRHVPEEELATFEEAGACGTAAVISPILRVDDLDEHKTYEISKDGKPGPICQKLYNKLRGIQYGDEPDTHGWVTILD from the coding sequence ATGAAGAATTTGGACTGGTCATCATTGGGGTTTGGTTACCTCAAGACCGATTACAACGTACGCTGTTACTATCGTGATGGCAAGTGGGGTGAGCTAGAGGTCTCTTCAGAGGAGACGGTCACGCTACACATGGGCGCAACCTGTCTGCACTACGGTCAGGAGGCTTTTGAGGGTCTCAAGGCTTATCGTGGTAAGGATGGTAAGATCCGCCTCTTCCGTGTCGAAGAGAATGCTAAGCGTATGATCCGCTCAGCTGAGGGTGTCGTTATGGCTCCCGTACCCGAAGAGCTCTTTATCAAGGCTGTCAAGAAGGCTGTCGAGCTCAACAAGGACTACGTACCTCCCTACGAGAGCGGTGCTTCACTCTACATCCGCCCACTCCTACTTGGTCTCGGCGCTCAGGTAGGTGTCAAGCCAGCTCCTGAGTATCTCTTTATCGTCTTCGTATCTCCCGTAGGTCCTTACTTCAAGGAGGGCTTCAAGCCTACGCCTATGGCTATCATGCGTGGTTATGACCGTGCGGCACCTCTGGGTACTGGTACGATCAAGGTCGGTGGTAACTATGCTGCCGGTATGGTACCTACTGTCTTGGCTCACGAGAAGGGCTACAGCGCTTGCCTCTTCCTCGATGCTAAGGAGAAGAAGTATATCGATGAGTGCGGTCCAGCTAACTTCTTCGGAATTAGAGACAACACTTACATCACGCCTGAGTCTACCTCTATCCTGCCCTCTATCACGAACAAGAGCTTGATGCAGCTCGCTGAGGATCTCGGTCTGAAGGTTGAGCGTCGTCATGTACCTGAGGAGGAGCTAGCAACCTTTGAGGAGGCTGGTGCTTGTGGTACGGCTGCTGTCATCAGCCCGATACTACGTGTCGATGACCTCGATGAGCACAAGACTTACGAGATCTCTAAGGATGGCAAGCCCGGTCCTATCTGCCAGAAGCTTTACAATAAGCTACGTGGCATCCAGTACGGCGACGAGCCTGATACACACGGCTGGGTCACCATACTAGACTAA